One part of the Phoenix dactylifera cultivar Barhee BC4 unplaced genomic scaffold, palm_55x_up_171113_PBpolish2nd_filt_p 000905F, whole genome shotgun sequence genome encodes these proteins:
- the LOC120107571 gene encoding uncharacterized protein LOC120107571 — MKILAWNCRGAAKPSFLSSFRRFVQLHCPDICFLCETRISGEGLRRVQRRLAFDWDSFVVESQGLSGSILLLWKRGVASVDVFRNCTQQVVMVISEPNEAPWVLCGVYASTDYRTRRVLWDELTRLLTQGIPTMVVGDFNCILSSNEKRGGRAYSDSGDRREFREFLDETGLVDLGFSGPRFT; from the coding sequence atgaagattttagcttggaattgtaggggggcggccaagcctTCATTCTTGTCGTCCTTCAGGAGATTTGTGCAGCTTCATTGCCCCGATATTTGTTTTCTTTGTGAAACACGGATATCTGGAGAAGGTTTGCGTCGAGTGCAGCGGCGCTTAGCTTTTGATTGGGATTCCTTTGTAGTAGAATCCCAGGGCTTGTCTGGAAGTATTCTGTTGTTGTGGAAGCGGGGAGTGGCCTCTGTAGATGTCTTTCGCAATTGCACTCAGCAGGTTGTGATGGTAATCTCGGAACCAAATGAAGCTCCGTGGGTCCTTTGTGGGGTCTATGCCAGTACTGATTACCGGACGAGGAGAGTCCTTTGGGACGAGCTGACCCGTTTGTTGACTCAGGGGATCCCGACTATGGTGGTGGGTGACTTTAATTGCATTCTTAGCTCCAATGAGAAACGTGGTGGTAGGGCCTACTCTGACTCTGGAGATAGGAGGGAGTTCCGGGAGTTCTTGGATGAGACCGGCCTCGTGGACCTTGGCTTCTCTGGGCCGCGATTTACTTAG